From the genome of Hymenobacter cellulosilyticus, one region includes:
- a CDS encoding alpha-1,2-fucosyltransferase has product MVILVKRTGQLGNRLFLFAHFLANAAEYGYELANPSFGGYAPFFEATATGNFGGLPVRLHAFRQPRLDRMLDLVQHPRAFGLLRQASRLLPRRPALLTDLPDQDYDLNQPAYLAAARGGLVLAHGWQFRDKRNFSRHGALLRQLFAPIEPHRRAVAALLAGLRASADVVVGVHIRRGDYATYNNGAYFYDNATYARAMRAVQEQLPAGQRVAFLLCSNEELNLADFAGLRVHLATNHFVEDLYALAACNYVLGPPSSYSMWASFYGQVPLLHLAQANQPVALSDFQVFLDQ; this is encoded by the coding sequence GTGGTTATTCTCGTTAAACGTACCGGGCAGCTGGGCAACCGGCTGTTTCTGTTTGCCCACTTTCTGGCCAACGCGGCCGAGTACGGCTACGAGCTGGCCAACCCCAGCTTCGGCGGGTACGCGCCCTTCTTTGAAGCCACGGCCACCGGCAACTTTGGCGGCCTGCCGGTGCGCCTGCACGCCTTCCGCCAGCCCCGCCTCGACCGAATGCTCGACCTGGTGCAGCACCCGCGGGCCTTCGGGCTGCTGCGGCAGGCCAGCCGCCTGCTGCCCCGCCGCCCGGCCCTGCTCACCGACCTGCCCGACCAGGATTACGACCTCAACCAGCCCGCCTATCTGGCCGCGGCCCGTGGTGGGCTGGTGCTGGCGCACGGCTGGCAGTTTCGGGATAAGCGCAACTTCTCCCGCCACGGCGCGCTGCTGCGGCAGCTTTTTGCCCCCATTGAGCCCCATCGCCGGGCCGTAGCTGCGCTGCTGGCTGGCCTGCGCGCGTCGGCCGACGTGGTGGTGGGCGTCCACATCCGGCGCGGCGACTATGCTACCTATAATAACGGGGCCTATTTCTACGATAATGCTACCTATGCCCGGGCCATGCGGGCGGTGCAGGAGCAATTGCCAGCCGGGCAGCGGGTAGCATTTCTGCTGTGCTCGAATGAAGAACTAAACCTCGCTGATTTTGCGGGCCTGCGGGTGCATCTGGCTACCAATCATTTTGTGGAAGACCTTTACGCCCTGGCCGCTTGCAACTACGTGCTGGGTCCGCCCAGCTCATACTCCATGTGGGCTTCGTTTTACGGTCAGGTGCCGCTGCTGCACCTGGCGCAGGCCAATCAGCCCGTAGCGTTATCTGACTTTCAGGTTTTTCTGGACCAGTAA
- a CDS encoding glycosyltransferase family 2 protein yields the protein MLFIVIPVFNRWAFTQACLLSLRQQTQPSFRVIVVDDGSTDGTGERLRQEFPEVEVVDGTGQLFWTAGVNAGIRRALAQGADRILTLNNDVVAAPDFVERMLLWSRRQPRALLGPLELDAHTKEPVYGGEVFSWLTHSRRDLLQTLPTDQRHGLHPVTYLPGRGLLIPVAVFETIGLFDEKRLPHYLADFDFTSVARRHGFPVFVNYDAHLLTYPEESGQEQTRRHRSLQGYYQHLFGIRGGGNLRNFTHFALKNCPTPLVPLFLLNGYARRLTGYFLHG from the coding sequence ATGCTGTTCATCGTAATTCCCGTTTTCAACCGCTGGGCCTTTACCCAGGCCTGCCTGCTTTCCCTGCGCCAGCAAACTCAGCCCAGCTTCCGCGTTATTGTGGTCGACGATGGCTCGACGGACGGCACTGGGGAGCGGCTGCGCCAGGAGTTTCCGGAAGTGGAAGTCGTGGACGGCACAGGGCAGCTGTTCTGGACGGCGGGCGTGAATGCCGGCATCCGGCGGGCTCTGGCGCAGGGAGCCGACCGAATTCTGACCCTCAACAACGATGTGGTGGCCGCCCCCGATTTCGTGGAGCGCATGCTGCTCTGGTCGCGGCGCCAGCCCCGGGCGCTGCTGGGCCCGCTCGAGCTGGATGCCCACACCAAGGAGCCGGTCTACGGCGGGGAGGTCTTCAGCTGGCTGACCCACTCCCGCCGCGACCTGCTACAAACCCTGCCCACCGACCAGCGCCACGGCCTGCACCCCGTAACCTACCTGCCCGGCCGCGGCCTGCTGATACCAGTAGCCGTGTTCGAAACCATCGGCCTGTTCGACGAGAAGCGCCTGCCCCACTACCTGGCCGACTTCGACTTTACCAGCGTCGCGCGCCGGCACGGCTTCCCGGTCTTCGTCAACTACGACGCCCACCTGCTGACCTACCCCGAGGAAAGCGGGCAGGAGCAGACGCGCCGCCACCGCAGCCTGCAGGGCTACTACCAGCATCTGTTCGGTATCCGGGGCGGCGGCAACCTGCGCAACTTCACGCACTTCGCGCTCAAAAACTGCCCCACGCCGCTCGTACCACTGTTCTTGCTTAACGGCTACGCCCGCCGCCTTACCGGCTATTTCCTGCACGGCTAA
- a CDS encoding nucleotide-diphospho-sugar transferase, translated as MLPSDSATGLSTPVLFIIFNRPESTRQVLQAIRAARPARLYVAADGPRPGRPTEAALCAQVRALVTDHIDWPCEVHTRFRETNLGCGLNPAAAIDWFFEHEPEGIILEDDCLPSPHFFRFCHELLARYRHDARVMHIGGCNFSREALRPQAPAADSYYFSGQVQSWGWASWRRAWQHFDFKLQLLPELRRRRLLGSLYPSLLERQYWLPRFQAIYKARQAPSIWDYQWHFAVAANSGLTILPAVNLVCNIGFGQDATHTTAADEQFARPAAEQFAFPLRHPPAVLRDARRDQQYFREFLSGRVAAKTRRLLQRVPQWFREQGSVPLDPPYSPEPEEAPTHADPAAPFTYS; from the coding sequence ATGCTTCCCTCTGATAGTGCTACCGGCCTGTCTACACCGGTGCTGTTCATTATTTTCAACCGCCCCGAGTCGACCCGGCAGGTGCTGCAGGCCATTCGGGCAGCCCGCCCGGCCCGGCTCTACGTGGCCGCCGATGGTCCGCGCCCCGGCCGGCCGACGGAAGCCGCGCTGTGCGCCCAGGTGCGGGCCCTGGTTACCGACCATATTGACTGGCCCTGTGAGGTGCACACCCGGTTTCGGGAAACCAACCTGGGCTGCGGCCTCAACCCGGCCGCGGCCATCGACTGGTTTTTTGAGCACGAGCCCGAGGGCATAATCCTGGAAGATGACTGCCTACCCAGTCCGCACTTTTTCCGGTTTTGCCACGAGCTGCTGGCCCGCTACCGCCACGACGCCCGCGTGATGCACATCGGGGGCTGCAACTTCTCCCGCGAAGCCCTGCGCCCCCAAGCGCCTGCCGCCGACTCCTATTACTTCTCGGGGCAGGTGCAAAGCTGGGGCTGGGCTTCCTGGCGCCGGGCCTGGCAGCACTTCGATTTTAAGCTCCAGCTGCTGCCCGAGCTGCGCCGCCGCCGCCTGCTCGGCAGCCTCTACCCCAGCCTGCTGGAGCGCCAGTACTGGCTGCCACGCTTCCAGGCCATCTATAAGGCCCGGCAGGCGCCCAGCATCTGGGACTATCAGTGGCATTTTGCGGTGGCCGCCAACTCGGGCCTGACTATTCTGCCAGCAGTAAACCTGGTCTGCAACATTGGCTTTGGGCAGGATGCCACCCACACCACGGCCGCCGATGAGCAGTTTGCCCGCCCGGCGGCCGAACAGTTTGCCTTTCCGCTCCGGCACCCGCCCGCGGTGCTGCGCGACGCGCGCCGCGACCAACAGTACTTCCGCGAATTCCTGAGCGGCCGGGTAGCGGCCAAAACCCGCCGCCTGCTGCAACGTGTGCCCCAGTGGTTTCGGGAGCAGGGCTCCGTGCCCCTCGACCCACCCTACTCCCCGGAGCCCGAAGAAGCCCCCACGCACGCTGACCCGGCGGCTCCTTTCACCTATTCCTGA
- a CDS encoding O-antigen ligase family protein: protein MKLSLRFRYLLVLLVVLFTDAALSSFVWEAEDDPMLRVYNYALLGLASWLIVRSWRWFSSGMWRWLLLVLVSLAALALESYAGWGTWVVYPHVFSKLTPYLVLFGVYAYYRRHGVPPLGFVMVALPVLVSLNILVFHPEAFTIAGFLSHNRGVNTTSAFLLVLPAVYFLNRYLVGKSLFFLLYFFVDVGIIIFLQHRTVWLSTGLALFLNLILVARASTTRLGLLRFLPVVLIPLFFGLLGGLTVVLNNPDVLKKLNSNIEDISNSDSQGTGSWRLQQFQAYEQFLWEYPVAGMRLKGFELPMQFFHQESGEPVWPDYTGHHFHSFYVDRMFYFGLIGVLLAILPVLLLVVRSLSPPRPLPLETIALVAYAGSGLLYGVSYDWPLYFFGLLGLAFAAAELAVLEPAPSAPVPETAQLPDLLSHPEAAILPQFSPAPSPTAPAHASL from the coding sequence ATGAAACTTAGTCTGCGCTTCCGCTACCTGCTTGTTCTGCTGGTCGTTCTGTTTACCGACGCGGCGCTTTCCAGCTTCGTATGGGAGGCCGAGGATGACCCAATGCTGCGGGTGTACAATTACGCCCTGCTGGGTCTGGCGTCGTGGCTGATTGTGCGCTCCTGGCGCTGGTTTTCGAGCGGCATGTGGCGTTGGCTGCTGCTGGTGCTGGTGAGTCTGGCGGCGCTGGCCCTGGAGTCGTATGCGGGCTGGGGCACCTGGGTAGTGTATCCGCACGTGTTCAGCAAGCTCACGCCGTATCTGGTGCTGTTTGGCGTGTATGCCTACTACCGCCGCCACGGCGTTCCGCCCCTGGGCTTCGTCATGGTGGCCCTGCCGGTGCTGGTGTCCTTAAACATTCTGGTCTTTCACCCCGAGGCCTTTACCATTGCCGGCTTTCTGAGTCACAACCGGGGCGTCAACACGACTTCGGCTTTTCTGCTGGTGCTGCCGGCCGTGTATTTCCTGAACCGCTACCTGGTCGGCAAGTCGCTGTTTTTCCTGCTTTACTTCTTTGTGGATGTGGGCATTATCATCTTCCTGCAGCACCGCACCGTGTGGCTGAGCACCGGCCTGGCTTTGTTTCTCAACCTGATCCTGGTGGCCCGGGCCAGCACTACCCGCCTGGGCTTGTTGCGCTTTTTGCCGGTGGTGCTCATTCCGCTGTTCTTTGGCCTGCTCGGGGGCCTGACGGTGGTGCTGAACAACCCCGACGTGCTCAAAAAGCTCAACAGCAACATCGAGGACATTTCCAACAGCGACAGTCAGGGCACGGGCAGCTGGCGCCTGCAGCAGTTTCAGGCCTACGAGCAGTTTCTGTGGGAATATCCCGTGGCCGGCATGCGCCTGAAAGGCTTTGAGCTGCCCATGCAGTTTTTCCACCAGGAATCTGGGGAGCCGGTGTGGCCCGACTACACGGGCCACCACTTCCACAGCTTCTACGTCGACCGGATGTTCTATTTCGGCCTGATTGGCGTGCTGCTGGCTATTCTGCCGGTGCTGCTGCTGGTCGTGCGGAGTTTGTCGCCGCCCCGGCCGCTGCCCCTGGAAACCATTGCGCTGGTGGCCTACGCCGGCAGCGGCCTGCTCTACGGCGTGTCCTACGACTGGCCCCTGTACTTTTTCGGTCTGCTAGGCCTAGCCTTTGCCGCCGCCGAGCTGGCCGTTCTGGAGCCGGCTCCATCTGCTCCGGTGCCGGAAACGGCGCAACTACCGGACCTTCTTTCCCACCCGGAGGCGGCCATTCTTCCCCAATTTTCGCCCGCTCCGTCGCCAACCGCTCCCGCCCATGCTTCCCTCTGA
- a CDS encoding glycosyltransferase family 4 protein: MNILYDHQAFTVQDVGGVSRYYRALLDHAAPDIHSHVPVVLSNNVYLKDRQHSRHSSFFPNLSFRGRFSLMLSLNRSASRRALRQGKFDVFHPTLTDDPYFLPEIQDKPLVITIHDMIPVLFGEQYPLTDLPLMSRIAQRANQIIAVSEHTRADILRLLPVSPDRVTVVPHGYTPAIAGPATLPEGYLLYVGTRQGYKNFDCLLQALAQLVRQPGQRSLRLVCAGGGWATEAEQDRLQVLGLTANVQFAGLVSEAELASLYRGAAAFVFPSCYEGFGFPILEAFAQHCPVVLSNASCFPETAQDAALYFDPQQPADLAQQLLLLLREPHLRRQLTQLGSLRLRDFTWGQTAALTHEVYRAAQEQPQPVLI; encoded by the coding sequence ATGAACATTCTCTACGACCACCAGGCCTTTACCGTGCAAGACGTCGGTGGCGTCTCGCGCTACTACCGGGCCCTGCTCGACCACGCGGCCCCGGACATCCACTCCCACGTGCCCGTTGTGCTATCCAACAACGTGTACCTGAAAGACCGGCAGCATTCCCGGCACTCCAGCTTCTTCCCGAACCTAAGCTTTCGGGGCCGTTTCTCCCTGATGCTGAGCCTGAATCGCTCTGCTTCCCGCCGGGCCCTGCGCCAGGGCAAGTTCGATGTGTTTCACCCCACGCTGACTGATGACCCTTATTTCCTGCCTGAAATTCAAGACAAGCCCCTGGTTATTACCATTCACGACATGATACCGGTGCTGTTTGGGGAGCAATATCCGCTGACGGACTTGCCCCTGATGAGCCGCATTGCGCAGCGGGCTAATCAGATTATTGCCGTTTCGGAACATACCCGCGCCGATATTCTGCGCCTGTTGCCCGTAAGCCCCGACCGGGTGACAGTGGTGCCGCATGGCTACACGCCCGCCATAGCTGGGCCCGCTACGCTGCCCGAGGGCTACCTGCTGTACGTGGGTACCCGCCAGGGCTACAAGAACTTCGACTGCTTGCTTCAGGCTCTGGCCCAACTGGTGCGCCAGCCCGGGCAGCGCAGCCTGCGCCTAGTGTGCGCCGGCGGCGGCTGGGCCACAGAAGCCGAGCAGGACCGCCTGCAGGTGCTGGGCCTGACGGCTAATGTGCAGTTTGCCGGGCTGGTCTCGGAAGCCGAGCTGGCCAGTTTGTACCGGGGCGCGGCGGCTTTTGTGTTTCCCTCGTGCTACGAAGGATTCGGCTTCCCGATTCTGGAAGCTTTTGCCCAGCACTGCCCCGTGGTGCTCAGCAATGCCTCCTGCTTTCCGGAAACGGCCCAAGACGCGGCCCTCTACTTCGATCCGCAGCAGCCCGCCGACCTAGCCCAGCAGCTGCTGCTCTTGCTCCGCGAGCCGCACCTGCGGCGGCAGCTGACCCAGCTGGGCTCCCTGCGCCTGCGCGACTTTACCTGGGGCCAAACCGCCGCCCTTACCCACGAGGTGTACCGCGCCGCCCAGGAGCAGCCGCAGCCCGTCCTGATCTGA
- a CDS encoding glycosyltransferase family 4 protein produces MKILFASYWGETAPCGVRVHYMSLAAELRRQGHTVDILTPNTLRGPRRRLLSGLQRLVAQVAGPEVALDLWYFAMLYTAAPRGADYDLVNAHDVGSGAAVRRALQGRIPVVVTGHASEHPAEEIIRRNQLAGFRAGLIRRLYAWLLPQTQYFIGVSDYLLNCFRPFLPDDCVTRRIHGGSPLPANADSALPAPVIPEVAGRPVILNVGFLDANKNQRYLVEVARELRRLRPDFVVALVGKGPEEAALRQLIADYDLTDHVLLLGYRTDVLSLLQQATLYVHTARLESLGLALVEAVLAGVPVLAPATGGIPEVLEATPEALFAPTTEPALLARRLHLLLADEAARLVLHSRQYAHATACFTLPHMAAQTVGFYQETLAHFRALSPSHQAEPASVLSSTHAASSLA; encoded by the coding sequence ATGAAGATTCTGTTTGCTTCTTACTGGGGCGAAACAGCACCGTGCGGCGTGCGGGTGCACTATATGTCCCTGGCAGCCGAGCTACGCCGGCAGGGACACACTGTGGATATCCTTACGCCCAACACTCTGCGCGGGCCGCGCCGCCGCCTGCTCAGCGGCCTGCAGCGGCTGGTAGCCCAGGTGGCCGGGCCCGAGGTGGCACTGGACCTGTGGTATTTTGCCATGCTCTACACCGCCGCGCCCCGTGGGGCCGACTACGACCTGGTAAATGCCCACGATGTAGGCAGCGGAGCCGCCGTGCGCCGGGCCTTGCAAGGCCGGATTCCGGTGGTCGTGACCGGGCACGCCAGTGAGCATCCGGCCGAGGAAATCATCCGCCGCAACCAGCTCGCCGGGTTTCGGGCCGGGCTTATCCGCCGCCTCTACGCCTGGCTGCTGCCCCAGACCCAGTACTTCATTGGCGTTTCCGATTATCTGCTGAACTGCTTCCGGCCTTTCCTGCCCGACGATTGTGTAACCCGGCGCATTCACGGCGGCAGCCCGCTGCCGGCAAATGCCGACTCGGCCCTGCCCGCGCCAGTCATTCCCGAAGTTGCGGGCCGGCCGGTTATTCTCAACGTGGGGTTTCTGGATGCCAACAAAAACCAGCGCTACCTCGTGGAAGTGGCCCGGGAGCTGCGCCGCCTCCGCCCCGACTTTGTGGTGGCCCTGGTAGGCAAAGGCCCCGAGGAAGCCGCCCTGCGCCAGCTCATTGCCGACTACGACCTGACCGACCATGTATTGCTGCTGGGCTACCGAACGGATGTATTGTCTCTGCTGCAACAGGCGACGCTGTACGTGCACACGGCCCGGCTCGAATCGTTGGGTTTGGCGCTGGTAGAAGCCGTGCTGGCCGGCGTGCCTGTGCTGGCTCCCGCTACCGGCGGCATTCCCGAAGTGCTGGAAGCCACGCCCGAGGCCCTGTTTGCTCCCACTACCGAGCCAGCGCTGCTGGCCCGGCGCCTCCACCTGCTGCTCGCCGATGAGGCGGCCCGTCTTGTGCTGCATTCTCGTCAATACGCCCACGCTACCGCCTGCTTTACCCTGCCGCACATGGCCGCGCAGACGGTCGGCTTTTACCAGGAAACCCTGGCTCATTTCCGCGCCCTCTCTCCTTCCCACCAGGCTGAGCCCGCTTCTGTCCTGTCGTCCACACACGCTGCATCCTCCCTTGCATGA
- a CDS encoding lipopolysaccharide biosynthesis protein — protein sequence MSTSTVNQPRRSLTMTTVQGVKWSTAATILTALMQVGYTAIMARLLTPAAFGVVALANVVLRFGGYFAQMGMEQAIIQKQELTKEDIRAAFTASVVLGVVFGGLLILLAPASVYVFHEPEVVPVAQALALSLVLTGLSATALSLLRRGMQFRTLALVEVSSYIVSYGGVGVSMALNGYGVWSLVAASVAQGLLVGLLAYMVTRHSVVPLLSWEHYQPLWNYGSRISLISFLEFIGSSLDTLIIGRVLGTALLGVYNRAWMLVSLPMYMLTTSVSKVIFPAFSQVQADPVRLRKVYLSSVTLVAAFILPTAAGMMVAAPSWSTACWVRSGASRFPCCG from the coding sequence ATGTCTACCTCGACGGTCAATCAGCCGCGCCGCAGTCTTACCATGACCACGGTGCAGGGCGTAAAATGGAGTACGGCGGCTACTATCCTCACGGCCCTGATGCAGGTGGGCTACACCGCCATTATGGCCCGCCTGCTCACCCCCGCTGCGTTTGGGGTGGTGGCCCTGGCCAACGTGGTGCTGCGCTTCGGCGGCTATTTCGCCCAAATGGGCATGGAACAAGCCATTATCCAGAAGCAGGAGCTGACCAAGGAAGACATCCGGGCGGCCTTCACGGCCTCGGTGGTGCTGGGCGTCGTGTTTGGCGGCCTGCTGATTCTGCTGGCGCCGGCGTCTGTCTACGTCTTCCACGAGCCCGAAGTGGTGCCCGTGGCCCAGGCCTTGGCGTTGAGCCTGGTCCTGACGGGCTTGTCGGCCACGGCCCTGAGCCTGCTGCGCCGCGGCATGCAGTTCCGGACTTTGGCGCTGGTAGAAGTCAGCTCCTATATAGTATCCTACGGCGGCGTGGGCGTGAGCATGGCGCTGAACGGCTACGGGGTGTGGAGCCTGGTAGCGGCCAGCGTGGCCCAGGGGCTGCTGGTAGGCCTGCTGGCGTATATGGTGACCCGCCACTCGGTAGTGCCGCTGCTGAGCTGGGAGCATTACCAGCCGCTGTGGAATTACGGCAGCCGCATTTCCCTGATCAGCTTCCTGGAATTCATCGGCAGTTCCCTCGATACGCTCATCATCGGGCGGGTGCTGGGCACGGCCCTGCTGGGCGTCTACAACCGCGCCTGGATGCTAGTATCCCTGCCCATGTACATGCTCACGACCAGCGTATCGAAGGTGATTTTTCCCGCCTTCAGCCAGGTGCAGGCCGACCCGGTTCGGCTGCGCAAAGTGTATTTGTCGAGCGTGACGCTGGTGGCCGCCTTCATTTTGCCCACCGCGGCCGGCATGATGGTGGCCGCCCCGAGCTGGTCTACAGCCTGCTGGGTCCGAAGTGGGGCGAGTCGATTCCCCTGCTGCGGGTGA
- a CDS encoding GumC family protein codes for MGEADEYYYFTLNTLAGTTADFQGQLTVKPIDHESRIVELTTKGSVPAKQVQFLDTLMAVFVEDDLREKNLTGAKTVAFLDNEISKLSDSLRRSAAALSSFRSSRGVVDVGAQSGEGIRQLSELEAMQAKVATNRKYYANMLGYLRANQNASQMATPSSVGIEDPVVNNLILQLTDLNSQRAALGVNASTNNPLVTVLDERIHTAKQSLIQTLVNMNRATDIALRDLNDQLARVRGTISAMPENERQLARLKGESDFNDKKYNFLVEKRSEAAIALATNATDKKVIDKTELVGSGPSAPKPGLVGLISLVAGLLIPTGIVLLMDKSNRRIQSKEDLSRITNIPLLGVVAHGSSADKENMLKEVKGPIAESFRSIRVNLQYLSAGLDKKLIGVTSSVPGEGKTFCTVNLAAEMAQSGRKVLVLECDLRRPTVAGYFGLETNAEHGLSSYLMGLSTLDDCRLKTSVPNLDVICCGPIPPNPTELLESARMDQLLQQLRQQYDYVLLDTPPVGYVAEFFVLVRHLDANIYVVRQNYTDRGLVSQINELYDEKKVKQLYMIINDMHFTKTYEYRYKKNAYAYHQ; via the coding sequence ATGGGCGAAGCCGATGAGTATTACTACTTTACCCTCAACACCCTGGCCGGCACCACGGCTGACTTTCAGGGCCAACTCACGGTGAAGCCCATCGACCATGAGTCGCGCATTGTGGAGCTGACCACCAAGGGCTCGGTGCCAGCCAAACAGGTGCAGTTTCTGGATACGCTGATGGCCGTGTTTGTGGAAGACGACCTGCGCGAAAAGAACCTGACCGGCGCTAAAACGGTGGCCTTCCTCGACAACGAAATCAGCAAGCTCTCCGACTCCTTGCGCCGCTCGGCCGCGGCCCTGAGCTCGTTCCGCTCGTCGCGGGGCGTGGTGGACGTGGGGGCACAGTCGGGGGAAGGAATCCGGCAGCTTAGCGAGCTGGAAGCCATGCAGGCCAAGGTAGCCACCAACCGGAAGTACTACGCCAACATGCTCGGCTACCTGCGGGCCAACCAGAACGCCAGCCAGATGGCCACGCCCAGCAGCGTAGGCATTGAGGACCCGGTAGTGAACAACCTGATTCTGCAGCTGACCGACCTGAACAGCCAGCGGGCCGCCCTGGGCGTGAATGCCAGCACCAACAACCCGCTGGTGACGGTGCTTGATGAGCGGATTCACACGGCCAAGCAGTCCTTGATTCAGACCCTGGTCAACATGAACCGCGCCACCGACATTGCCCTGCGCGACCTGAACGACCAACTGGCCCGGGTGCGCGGCACCATCAGTGCCATGCCCGAAAACGAGCGGCAGCTGGCCCGCCTCAAGGGAGAGTCGGACTTTAACGACAAGAAATACAACTTCCTGGTGGAGAAACGCTCCGAGGCCGCCATTGCCCTGGCCACCAACGCCACCGACAAAAAGGTTATCGACAAAACCGAGCTGGTGGGCAGCGGGCCCTCGGCACCCAAGCCGGGCCTGGTGGGCCTCATCAGCCTGGTGGCCGGCCTGCTGATTCCGACTGGCATCGTGCTGCTGATGGATAAGTCGAACCGCCGCATTCAGAGCAAGGAGGACTTGTCGCGCATCACCAACATTCCGCTGCTGGGGGTGGTGGCCCACGGCTCCAGCGCCGACAAGGAAAACATGCTCAAGGAAGTAAAAGGCCCTATTGCCGAGTCGTTCCGCTCGATTCGGGTGAATCTGCAGTATCTCTCGGCCGGCCTCGACAAGAAGCTGATTGGGGTGACTTCCTCGGTGCCGGGCGAAGGAAAAACCTTCTGCACGGTGAACCTGGCGGCGGAAATGGCCCAAAGTGGCCGCAAAGTACTGGTACTCGAGTGCGACCTGCGCCGCCCCACCGTAGCCGGCTACTTTGGCTTGGAAACCAACGCCGAGCACGGGCTGTCGAGCTACCTGATGGGCCTGAGCACCCTCGACGACTGCCGCCTGAAAACCAGCGTGCCCAATCTGGACGTGATTTGCTGCGGCCCGATTCCGCCCAACCCCACCGAGCTGCTGGAAAGTGCCCGCATGGACCAGCTGCTGCAGCAGCTGCGCCAGCAGTACGACTACGTGCTGCTCGACACCCCGCCGGTGGGCTACGTGGCCGAGTTCTTCGTGCTGGTGCGCCACCTCGACGCCAACATCTACGTGGTGCGACAGAACTACACCGACCGGGGCCTGGTCAGCCAGATCAACGAACTCTACGACGAGAAAAAGGTGAAGCAGCTCTACATGATTATCAACGATATGCACTTCACCAAGACCTACGAATACCGCTACAAGAAAAACGCCTACGCCTACCATCAATAG
- a CDS encoding Wzz/FepE/Etk N-terminal domain-containing protein produces MDTRPTTTDEIDLHALLFKLRNRWPLFLASLLLAGFIGYVYLQLKAPVYDFRATMLLGNQSSGSKRAQELLQILEVQNKGVKMEDEIGLLKSVDVVQRAVARLPYSVSYFAAPDSWLNSMRDLQVRERPAGSVPFRVVPDLQAPQLSGVRIYVEPAGEGRFRVHAEAEKGMLYSLPTSELVREVLDVNLDQTVAAGDTLRHPLLTVVISPRRAFRWAKPMSITTLPSTPWPAPRLTFRANSR; encoded by the coding sequence ATGGATACACGCCCTACTACAACCGACGAAATTGATTTGCACGCCCTGCTCTTTAAGCTGCGCAACCGGTGGCCGCTGTTTCTGGCCTCGCTGCTGCTGGCGGGCTTTATCGGCTACGTGTATCTGCAGCTGAAGGCCCCGGTATACGATTTCCGGGCTACGATGCTGCTGGGCAACCAGAGCTCGGGCTCCAAGCGGGCCCAGGAACTGCTCCAGATTCTGGAAGTGCAGAACAAGGGTGTGAAAATGGAGGATGAAATCGGCTTGCTCAAGTCCGTGGACGTGGTGCAGCGCGCCGTGGCCCGCCTGCCCTACTCCGTGTCGTACTTTGCCGCCCCAGATTCCTGGCTCAACTCCATGCGCGACCTGCAGGTGCGGGAGCGGCCGGCCGGCTCGGTGCCGTTCCGGGTGGTGCCCGACCTGCAGGCGCCCCAGCTTTCGGGCGTGCGCATCTACGTGGAGCCCGCCGGCGAAGGGCGGTTCCGGGTGCACGCCGAGGCTGAGAAAGGCATGCTCTACAGCCTGCCTACGAGTGAGCTGGTGCGCGAGGTGCTAGATGTAAATCTGGACCAGACCGTAGCGGCCGGCGACACGCTGCGCCACCCCCTGCTTACGGTCGTCATCAGCCCGAGGCGGGCTTTCCGATGGGCGAAGCCGATGAGTATTACTACTTTACCCTCAACACCCTGGCCGGCACCACGGCTGACTTTCAGGGCCAACTCACGGTGA
- a CDS encoding polysaccharide biosynthesis/export family protein, translating into MRPSTLSTLIRVVLCSAVWWLSGCVAQQRLPYLQSKEYTTKNAVNVPNERLTYRIQPSDVLSIRVQSVQPALNDIFNITDSRAMFSGDPSNLFLSGYSVDEAGNINLPTVGKVKVAGLTLDGAQALVQKEVGKYVRDANVLVKLLSFKVTVLGEVRSPGRYFIYNTQATLLEGLGLAGDLTEFGNRQNVKLIRQTNSGSEVVLLDLTDPNLLKSKYYYLLPNDAIYVEPLPARASRGNANNLGLVFAGVSSLVLILSYLKVF; encoded by the coding sequence ATGCGCCCTTCTACCCTGAGTACTCTGATTCGTGTCGTGTTGTGTTCTGCAGTGTGGTGGCTTAGTGGATGTGTGGCGCAGCAGCGGCTGCCGTATTTGCAGAGTAAGGAATACACGACCAAAAACGCGGTAAACGTGCCCAATGAGCGGCTCACCTACCGCATTCAGCCCAGCGACGTGCTCAGCATTCGGGTGCAGAGCGTGCAGCCGGCCCTAAACGACATCTTCAACATTACCGACAGCCGGGCCATGTTTTCCGGCGACCCGAGCAACCTGTTTCTCTCCGGCTACTCCGTCGATGAAGCCGGCAACATCAACCTGCCCACGGTGGGCAAGGTGAAAGTGGCGGGCCTTACCCTCGACGGGGCCCAGGCGCTGGTGCAGAAAGAGGTGGGCAAATATGTGCGCGACGCCAACGTGCTGGTGAAGCTGCTCAGCTTCAAGGTCACGGTGCTGGGCGAGGTGCGCAGCCCGGGCCGCTACTTTATTTACAACACCCAGGCCACGCTGCTCGAAGGCCTGGGCCTGGCCGGCGACCTGACCGAGTTTGGCAACCGCCAGAACGTGAAGCTGATCCGGCAGACCAACAGCGGCTCGGAAGTAGTGCTGCTGGACCTGACCGACCCAAACCTGCTCAAGTCGAAATACTACTACCTGCTGCCCAACGACGCAATCTACGTGGAGCCGCTACCGGCCCGCGCCAGCCGCGGCAACGCCAACAACCTGGGGCTAGTCTTCGCCGGTGTTTCCTCCCTGGTTCTGATTCTTAGCTACTTAAAGGTGTTCTAA